A genomic stretch from Chloroflexota bacterium includes:
- a CDS encoding nuclear transport factor 2 family protein, which translates to MDATEQSVVALVLAFNDALNARDLDGMMQRMTADCAFENTDPPPDGARYAGQAAVRSFWESFFRSSRACRISAEEIFTAGPRCVMRWRYDWVGLDGARGHVRGVDLYRIEDGLIAEKLSYVKG; encoded by the coding sequence ATGGATGCAACAGAACAGAGCGTCGTGGCGCTTGTGCTGGCGTTCAATGACGCGCTCAATGCGCGCGATCTGGACGGCATGATGCAGCGCATGACGGCGGATTGTGCGTTCGAGAACACCGATCCGCCGCCGGACGGCGCGCGTTATGCCGGGCAGGCCGCCGTGCGCAGCTTCTGGGAGTCGTTCTTTCGCAGCTCGCGCGCATGCCGGATCAGCGCCGAGGAGATCTTCACCGCCGGGCCGCGCTGCGTCATGCGCTGGCGGTACGACTGGGTGGGGCTCGACGGCGCGCGCGGGCACGTGCGCGGCGTGGATCTCTACCGCATCGAGGACGGGTTGATCGCGGAGAAGTTGTCGTACGTCAAAGGCTGA
- a CDS encoding ABC transporter ATP-binding protein: MASVTYEHVVKQFKGRGKEGVVTAVNDLSLEVQDKEFLVLVGPSGCGKTTALRLLAGLEEISGGNILIGKRVVNDVAPKDRDIAMVFQSYALYPHMSVYDNMAFGLKLRKTPKAEIDSRVKDAADILQIGHLLQRKPKELSGGQRQRVALGRAIVRKPQVFLMDEPLSNLDAKLRVQTRAELIKLHRNLGTTFLYVTHDQVEAMTMGTRIAVMNQGLLQQVDSPQNLYDHPANMFVAGFIGSPSMNFADATLVKQDSKLFIDGGSFRLEVPETRKAQLSAYAGKPVKFGIRPEDLHDRGLAPVGITPAYMTAKVDLTELMGNEIIINLLVGSTAFVARVDPRTQARPGQDLELAINLDNMHVFDPQTEQALV, encoded by the coding sequence ATGGCAAGCGTTACGTACGAACATGTGGTAAAGCAGTTCAAGGGCCGCGGCAAGGAAGGCGTCGTCACGGCCGTCAACGACCTGTCGCTGGAAGTCCAGGACAAGGAGTTCCTGGTGCTCGTCGGCCCGTCGGGCTGCGGCAAGACCACGGCGTTGCGCTTGCTGGCCGGCCTGGAGGAAATCAGCGGCGGCAACATCCTGATTGGCAAGCGCGTCGTCAACGACGTGGCGCCGAAAGACCGCGACATCGCCATGGTCTTCCAGTCGTATGCGTTGTACCCGCACATGAGCGTGTACGATAACATGGCGTTCGGCCTCAAGCTGCGCAAGACGCCCAAGGCCGAAATCGACTCGCGCGTGAAGGATGCCGCCGATATCCTGCAGATCGGCCATCTGCTCCAGCGCAAGCCGAAGGAACTGTCGGGCGGTCAGCGCCAGCGCGTCGCGCTGGGTCGCGCGATCGTGCGCAAGCCGCAGGTCTTCCTGATGGACGAGCCGCTTTCGAATCTTGACGCCAAGCTGCGCGTGCAGACCCGCGCCGAGCTGATCAAGCTGCACCGCAACCTCGGCACCACGTTCCTCTACGTGACGCACGACCAGGTCGAGGCGATGACGATGGGCACGCGCATCGCGGTCATGAACCAGGGCCTGCTGCAGCAGGTCGATTCGCCGCAGAACCTGTACGATCACCCGGCCAACATGTTCGTGGCAGGCTTCATCGGCTCGCCATCCATGAACTTCGCCGATGCGACGCTCGTCAAGCAGGACTCCAAGCTGTTCATCGATGGCGGCTCCTTCCGGCTCGAAGTGCCGGAAACGCGCAAGGCCCAGTTGTCGGCGTACGCCGGCAAACCGGTCAAGTTCGGCATCCGCCCGGAAGACCTGCATGACCGCGGTCTGGCGCCCGTCGGCATCACCCCGGCCTACATGACGGCCAAGGTCGATTTGACCGAGTTGATGGGCAACGAAATCATCATCAACTTGCTCGTGGGCAGCACCGCGTTTGTCGCGCGCGTTGACCCGCGCACGCAGGCGCGCCCCGGGCAGGATCTCGAGTTGGCGATCAACCTCGACAACATGCACGTGTTCGACCCGCAGACGGAGCAGGCGCTGGTCTAG
- the pdxA gene encoding 4-hydroxythreonine-4-phosphate dehydrogenase PdxA: MSALPTVAITLGDACGIGPEVVFKALALDDVRAACRPVIVGSLAVAERDRALYAPGLALRPVASIGVPPFDGALELIDLGNLGLADAPRGQLSPVAGKAAAEFAIRAGQMAMTGQVDAIATAPLNKEAMRAGGVHYIGHTELYQEIGGNVPVATILISGTMRVVHVVQHASLAESLQRITRPNILHTIRTTHHGMRLLGFARPRLGVCGLNPHNGEGGLMGREEIDSITPAVQDAQAEGIDARGPFAADSIFFRAVRGEFDCLVAMFHDQGHIAIKTYGFDESITVTLGLPFIRTSADHGTAFDIAGQGRANPQSMAAAIRLAATLARNRFASA; this comes from the coding sequence ATGAGCGCGCTCCCGACGGTTGCCATCACGCTCGGTGACGCGTGCGGCATTGGCCCCGAGGTCGTCTTCAAGGCGCTGGCGCTCGATGACGTCCGCGCGGCCTGCCGCCCCGTCATTGTCGGCAGCCTGGCGGTCGCCGAGCGTGACCGCGCGTTGTATGCGCCAGGGCTGGCGTTGCGGCCGGTCGCGTCCATCGGCGTGCCGCCGTTCGATGGCGCGCTCGAACTGATCGATCTGGGCAACCTCGGTCTTGCCGACGCGCCGCGCGGGCAACTGTCGCCTGTCGCGGGCAAGGCGGCCGCCGAGTTTGCGATCCGCGCCGGGCAAATGGCGATGACCGGCCAGGTGGACGCCATCGCCACCGCGCCGCTCAACAAAGAAGCGATGCGCGCAGGCGGCGTCCACTACATCGGCCACACCGAGTTGTATCAGGAAATCGGCGGCAACGTGCCGGTGGCGACCATACTCATCAGCGGCACGATGCGCGTGGTGCATGTGGTACAGCACGCGTCGCTGGCCGAGTCGCTGCAGCGCATCACGCGCCCGAACATCCTGCACACCATCCGCACCACGCATCACGGCATGCGACTGCTCGGTTTTGCGCGCCCGCGCCTCGGCGTCTGCGGGCTGAACCCGCACAACGGCGAAGGCGGGCTGATGGGGCGCGAGGAGATCGACAGCATCACGCCCGCCGTGCAGGACGCGCAGGCCGAAGGCATCGACGCGCGCGGGCCGTTCGCCGCCGACTCGATCTTCTTCCGTGCGGTGCGCGGCGAGTTCGACTGCCTCGTGGCGATGTTTCACGACCAGGGGCATATCGCGATCAAGACATACGGCTTCGACGAGAGCATCACGGTCACGCTCGGCCTGCCGTTCATTCGCACCTCCGCCGACCACGGCACCGCGTTCGATATCGCCGGGCAGGGGCGCGCCAACCCGCAGAGCATGGCTGCGGCGATCCGGTTGGCCGCCACGCTGGCGCGAAACCGCTTCGCCTCCGCATGA